From Candidatus Methylomirabilota bacterium, one genomic window encodes:
- a CDS encoding SpoIID/LytB domain-containing protein, with the protein MAIAEGARTVEVGGGPMMVSDLAGRAVVSDSPTWLRVSLKDGGLETGGRRVDGLRLAPADTGALRVSGREYPGSLEILRTPDGILVVNELPLEDYLAGAVKAEAGDKMPLEMLKAQAIVARTYAAYHRRLNAEKAYHLLASTLNQQYVGRVAEDSIVWTAVRETAGQVILWNGELFPAFYHTDSGGHTEDPRAVFAATNMPALKPVRVQFPSASPHHRWRLDLPVSELAAALARGGLSVGRVTALDVLERSASLRVVRIAVRGTAGSVTLRGNDLRRLVGYDTLKSTLFAVSVSKSTARFVGRGYGHGVGLDQWSAKTMAEQGYRAQQIVAYYYPGATLSTLPSSPTSR; encoded by the coding sequence GTGGCGATCGCGGAGGGCGCGCGCACCGTGGAGGTGGGCGGCGGCCCGATGATGGTGAGCGACCTCGCGGGGCGGGCCGTCGTCTCCGACTCGCCGACCTGGCTTCGCGTCTCGCTCAAGGACGGCGGCCTCGAGACGGGCGGCCGCCGGGTGGACGGGCTGCGCCTGGCCCCCGCCGACACCGGAGCGCTGCGGGTGAGCGGGCGCGAATATCCCGGCTCGCTGGAGATCCTGCGAACGCCCGACGGGATCCTGGTCGTCAACGAGCTGCCGCTCGAGGACTACCTGGCCGGCGCGGTCAAGGCCGAGGCGGGCGACAAGATGCCGCTCGAGATGCTGAAGGCTCAGGCCATCGTGGCCCGCACCTATGCGGCGTACCACCGACGACTCAACGCCGAGAAGGCGTACCACCTGCTCGCGTCGACGCTGAATCAGCAGTACGTCGGGCGCGTGGCCGAGGATTCGATCGTGTGGACCGCGGTGCGGGAGACCGCCGGCCAGGTGATCCTGTGGAACGGCGAGCTGTTCCCCGCCTTCTATCACACCGACAGCGGCGGCCACACCGAGGACCCGCGCGCGGTCTTCGCCGCGACCAACATGCCCGCGCTGAAGCCGGTCCGCGTGCAGTTTCCCTCCGCGTCGCCGCACCATCGCTGGCGGCTCGACCTGCCGGTGTCCGAGCTGGCCGCCGCGCTCGCGCGCGGGGGCCTCTCGGTGGGCCGGGTGACCGCGCTCGACGTGCTCGAGCGCAGCGCCTCCCTCCGGGTGGTGCGGATCGCGGTGCGCGGCACCGCGGGGAGCGTTACCCTGCGCGGCAACGACCTGCGGCGGCTGGTCGGCTACGACACGCTCAAGAGCACGCTCTTCGCGGTGTCGGTGAGCAAGTCCACGGCGCGCTTCGTCGGCCGCGGCTACGGCCACGGCGTCGGCCTCGATCAGTGGAGCGCCAAGACCATGGCCGAGCAGGGCTACCGGGCCCAGCAAATCGTGGCCTACTACTACCCCGGCGCCACCCTCTCGACGCTGCCGTCCTCGCCGACCTCACGCTGA
- the secD gene encoding protein translocase subunit SecD, with protein MSRHLGIRIALVAVIVAVSFWYLYPPRKTINLGLDLQGGIHLVLGVDVDKALEAHVERAGDTVRAELQKKGITVSKTERQGSGELVVQLASTQSWEAALQTVGEVLPAFDRKEADQAAGRIALTLKPREATEIKTLAVRQGLETIRNRIDQFGVSEASIQQQGDNRILVQLPGVQDPARAKALIGKTALLEFKLVDEKTDPETALRAGVPEGDEILYQRRVDKQTKEERKIPFLVQKKAYITGRDVSGARVSIDQNTSEPYVSVDFNANGARAFSDLTDANVGRRLAIVLDGNIHSAPQIRERIPSGRAQITGGFTTDEATDLAIVLRAGALPAPVQVLEERTVGPSLGADSIRQGIIAILASTALVFLFMLVYYRLSGFIADVALGLNLLLLLATMAGFHATLTLPGIAGIALTIGMAVDTNILIFERIREELRGGKTVRGAIDAGFSRAFKTVIDTHVTVLVSGLILFQFGTGPVKGFAVTLMIGIAASLFTAVFFTRLLFDLIYMGRHKRESLSI; from the coding sequence ATGTCCCGGCACCTCGGCATTCGCATCGCGCTCGTCGCGGTCATCGTGGCCGTCTCCTTCTGGTACCTGTATCCGCCGCGCAAGACCATCAATCTCGGGCTTGACCTGCAGGGCGGCATCCATCTCGTCCTGGGCGTCGACGTGGACAAGGCGCTCGAGGCCCACGTCGAGCGGGCGGGTGACACCGTGCGGGCCGAGCTGCAGAAGAAGGGCATCACGGTGTCGAAGACGGAGCGGCAGGGCTCCGGCGAGCTCGTGGTCCAGCTCGCGTCGACCCAGAGCTGGGAGGCCGCGCTGCAGACGGTGGGCGAGGTGCTGCCCGCCTTCGACCGCAAGGAGGCCGACCAGGCCGCCGGGCGCATCGCGCTGACGCTCAAGCCGCGCGAGGCGACCGAGATCAAGACCCTCGCGGTGCGCCAGGGACTCGAGACCATCCGGAACCGCATCGACCAGTTCGGGGTGTCCGAGGCGTCCATCCAGCAGCAGGGGGACAATCGCATCCTGGTGCAGCTGCCGGGCGTGCAGGATCCGGCGCGGGCCAAGGCCCTCATCGGCAAGACCGCGCTGCTCGAGTTCAAGCTGGTGGACGAGAAGACCGACCCGGAGACCGCGCTGCGCGCCGGAGTGCCCGAGGGCGACGAGATCCTCTACCAGCGACGGGTGGACAAGCAGACGAAGGAGGAGCGGAAGATCCCGTTCCTGGTGCAGAAGAAGGCCTACATCACCGGCCGCGACGTCTCGGGGGCGCGGGTCTCGATCGACCAGAACACCAGCGAGCCCTACGTGTCGGTGGACTTCAATGCGAACGGCGCCCGCGCCTTCTCGGATCTGACCGACGCCAACGTGGGCCGCCGGCTCGCCATCGTGCTCGACGGCAACATCCACTCGGCGCCGCAGATCCGCGAGCGCATCCCGTCCGGCCGCGCCCAGATCACCGGCGGGTTCACCACCGACGAGGCCACCGATCTGGCCATCGTGCTGCGCGCGGGAGCGCTGCCCGCACCGGTCCAGGTGCTCGAGGAGCGCACGGTGGGGCCATCGCTCGGCGCGGACTCGATTCGCCAGGGGATCATCGCGATCCTCGCCTCCACCGCGCTCGTCTTCCTGTTCATGCTCGTGTACTACCGGCTGTCCGGCTTCATCGCGGACGTGGCCCTCGGCCTGAACCTGCTGCTGCTGCTCGCGACGATGGCCGGTTTCCACGCGACCCTGACCCTGCCTGGCATCGCGGGCATCGCGCTGACCATCGGCATGGCGGTCGACACCAACATCCTCATCTTCGAGCGCATCCGCGAGGAGCTGCGGGGTGGCAAGACGGTGCGGGGCGCCATCGACGCCGGGTTTTCCCGGGCATTCAAGACGGTCATCGACACCCACGTCACGGTGCTGGTGTCGGGCCTGATCCTCTTCCAGTTCGGGACCGGCCCGGTCAAGGGATTCGCGGTCACCCTGATGATCGGCATCGCGGCCAGCCTGTTCACCGCGGTCTTCTTCACGCGCCTGCTGTTCGACCTGATCTACATGGGCCGCCACAAGCGCGAGAGCCTGTCCATCTGA
- the queA gene encoding tRNA preQ1(34) S-adenosylmethionine ribosyltransferase-isomerase QueA: MDVGLFDYDLPPELIAQEPAEPRDASRLLALERATGRIDDRRFSDLEGLLRPGDCLVANHTRVIPARVLGMGEGGRPVELLFLRPVDEERWEAMVRPGRRCRVGARIEVAGGAARARVVGEGREGTRVIAVEAPWPVPELLERHGLPPLPPYIGRHDAPKPEDRERYQTVYARDEGSVAAPTAGLHFTPELLARLERGGVALHYLTLHVGPGTFRPLRGERIEEHHLEPEPIEIPEATARAIDAAKRDRRRVVAVGTTTTRALEWAGAADGRVRPGRGAADLFIRPGHRFRIVDALITNFHLPRSTLLVLVSALAGREVILDAYRHAVRARYRFYSYGDAMLIT; this comes from the coding sequence ATGGATGTGGGGTTGTTCGACTATGACCTGCCTCCGGAGCTGATCGCGCAGGAGCCGGCCGAGCCGCGGGATGCGTCGCGGCTGCTCGCGCTGGAGCGAGCGACGGGCCGGATCGACGATCGCCGATTCTCCGATCTCGAGGGACTGCTGCGCCCGGGAGATTGCCTCGTGGCGAATCACACTCGCGTGATTCCCGCGCGGGTGCTCGGCATGGGCGAGGGCGGGCGCCCCGTGGAATTGTTGTTCCTGCGGCCGGTGGACGAGGAGCGGTGGGAGGCGATGGTGCGTCCCGGCCGCCGATGCCGCGTGGGGGCACGGATCGAGGTGGCGGGCGGGGCGGCGCGCGCCCGCGTCGTCGGCGAGGGGCGCGAAGGCACGCGGGTGATCGCCGTCGAGGCGCCCTGGCCGGTGCCGGAGCTGCTGGAGCGCCACGGGCTACCGCCGCTGCCGCCCTACATCGGACGGCACGACGCGCCGAAGCCGGAGGATCGCGAGCGCTACCAGACCGTGTACGCGCGCGACGAGGGCTCGGTGGCGGCGCCGACCGCGGGTCTGCACTTCACGCCCGAGCTGCTGGCGCGGCTCGAGCGCGGCGGCGTCGCGCTCCACTACCTGACCCTGCACGTGGGGCCCGGCACCTTCCGGCCGCTTCGGGGCGAGCGGATCGAGGAGCACCACCTCGAGCCCGAGCCGATCGAGATCCCGGAGGCCACCGCGCGCGCGATCGACGCGGCGAAGCGCGACCGCCGGCGCGTGGTCGCGGTGGGCACCACCACCACGCGGGCGCTGGAGTGGGCGGGGGCCGCGGACGGGCGGGTGCGGCCGGGCCGCGGCGCCGCCGACCTCTTCATCCGGCCGGGGCATCGGTTCCGCATCGTGGACGCGCTGATCACCAACTTCCACCTCCCGCGGTCGACCCTGCTCGTCCTGGTGTCGGCGCTCGCCGGACGCGAGGTCATCCTCGACGCGTATCGCCACGCGGTCCGGGCGCGCTATCGCTTCTACTCGTACGGCGACGCGATGCTGATCACCTGA
- a CDS encoding DUF2905 domain-containing protein → MRDLGKLLLGFGALMVLLGLILIAAGNLSGKVPWLGRLPGDIHIERGSWSFYFPLATCLVISIVLTLLFSLFGRR, encoded by the coding sequence GTGCGCGATCTCGGGAAATTACTTCTGGGATTCGGCGCCCTGATGGTACTCCTGGGGCTGATCCTGATCGCCGCGGGAAATCTGTCGGGGAAGGTGCCATGGCTCGGACGGTTGCCGGGGGACATTCACATCGAGCGCGGAAGCTGGTCGTTCTACTTTCCCCTCGCCACCTGCCTCGTCATCTCGATCGTCCTCACGCTGCTCTTCTCGCTCTTCGGCCGCCGCTGA
- the tgt gene encoding tRNA guanosine(34) transglycosylase Tgt, whose translation MGGFGFEVLKADGRARLGRMITGHGVIDTPAFMPVATQGSVKSLAPGDLVAAGAQIVLANTYHLMLRPGHELIRALGGLHRFMGWDGPILTDSGGFQVFSLSKLRRIGEEGVEFRSHVDGSRRTLSPESCIAIQHALGVDVLHPLDECLAHPATAADTERSLALTQRWLDRAVAAHRAAGAPGALFGIVQGGTYEALRRRAVEMIAALDLPGHSIGGLAVGEPKPVMYEMTELVAGLLPADRPRYLMGVGKPTDLVEAVARGVDLFDCVMPTRNARNGQAFTADGPVNIANARFARDPEPIDRECPCEGCRRFSRAYVRHLFAARELLAYRLLTLHNLTFYLGLMRQMREAIARGDFSRFRARFLDRYGLESLRGSADDTPADSEA comes from the coding sequence ATGGGCGGCTTCGGCTTCGAGGTGCTGAAGGCCGACGGACGCGCCCGTCTCGGGCGCATGATCACCGGGCACGGCGTCATCGACACGCCGGCCTTCATGCCGGTGGCGACGCAGGGCTCGGTCAAGAGCCTGGCTCCCGGCGATCTCGTGGCGGCCGGCGCCCAGATCGTCCTGGCCAACACCTACCACCTCATGCTCCGGCCAGGGCACGAGCTGATTCGTGCCCTCGGCGGGCTGCACCGGTTCATGGGCTGGGACGGGCCGATCCTGACCGACTCCGGCGGGTTCCAGGTCTTCAGCTTGTCGAAGCTGCGGCGCATCGGCGAGGAGGGTGTCGAGTTCCGCTCCCACGTGGACGGCTCGCGGCGCACACTCTCGCCGGAGTCCTGTATCGCCATCCAGCACGCGCTCGGCGTCGACGTGCTCCACCCGCTCGACGAGTGCCTGGCCCATCCGGCCACCGCCGCCGACACCGAGCGCTCCCTCGCTCTGACCCAGCGCTGGCTGGATCGGGCGGTGGCCGCCCACCGCGCGGCGGGAGCGCCGGGCGCGCTCTTCGGCATCGTCCAGGGCGGAACGTACGAGGCGCTGCGCCGGCGCGCGGTGGAGATGATCGCGGCCCTCGATCTCCCCGGTCATTCGATCGGCGGGCTCGCGGTGGGCGAGCCGAAGCCGGTGATGTACGAGATGACCGAGCTGGTGGCGGGTCTGCTGCCGGCGGACCGCCCGCGATATCTGATGGGCGTGGGCAAGCCGACCGATCTGGTGGAAGCGGTGGCGCGGGGCGTGGACTTGTTCGATTGCGTGATGCCCACGCGCAACGCGCGCAACGGCCAGGCGTTCACCGCCGACGGGCCGGTCAACATCGCCAACGCCCGGTTCGCCCGGGATCCCGAGCCGATCGATCGCGAGTGCCCGTGTGAGGGCTGTCGGCGCTTCTCGCGCGCCTACGTCCGCCATCTCTTCGCGGCGCGCGAGCTGCTGGCCTACCGGCTATTGACGCTCCACAACCTGACCTTCTACCTGGGGCTGATGCGGCAGATGCGCGAGGCGATCGCGCGGGGCGATTTTTCGCGGTTCCGCGCTCGGTTTCTGGACCGATATGGGTTAGAATCCCTCCGCGGCTCGGCCGACGACACTCCCGCAGATTCGGAGGCGTGA
- the yajC gene encoding preprotein translocase subunit YajC, which produces MVDLAYAMAPGPAGGANGGGIMSVLPLMIGMFAIMYFLIIRPQQKQRKDREALLSTVKKGDRVVTSSGLYGTVVGLSEQTVTLRVADQVKLEFERSAIARIVPAAGDKESAA; this is translated from the coding sequence ATGGTGGATCTCGCATACGCGATGGCGCCGGGGCCTGCCGGTGGCGCCAATGGCGGCGGAATCATGTCCGTCCTGCCGTTGATGATCGGCATGTTCGCCATCATGTATTTCCTGATCATCCGGCCCCAGCAGAAGCAGCGGAAGGATCGCGAGGCCCTCCTGTCCACGGTGAAGAAGGGCGATCGCGTGGTGACCTCGAGTGGCCTGTACGGCACGGTGGTGGGCCTGTCCGAGCAGACCGTCACCTTGAGGGTCGCCGACCAGGTGAAGCTCGAGTTCGAGCGCTCCGCCATCGCCCGGATCGTGCCGGCCGCCGGCGACAAGGAGTCCGCCGCCTAA
- a CDS encoding tRNA-binding protein encodes MTISWDDFERVDMRVGVVVSAQEFPEARRPALKLEIDFGPLGIKRSSAQITHRYAPAALVGRHVIAVVNFPPKRIGPFVSEVLVLGAYNDAGEVILLRPDVEVSPGSRIG; translated from the coding sequence GTGACCATCTCCTGGGACGACTTCGAGCGCGTCGACATGCGCGTCGGCGTGGTGGTGAGCGCGCAGGAGTTTCCCGAGGCGCGCCGGCCCGCGCTCAAGCTCGAGATCGATTTCGGGCCGCTCGGCATCAAGCGGTCGAGCGCGCAGATCACGCACCGCTACGCGCCGGCCGCGCTGGTGGGCCGGCACGTGATCGCGGTGGTGAACTTCCCGCCCAAGCGGATCGGGCCGTTCGTGTCCGAGGTGCTGGTGCTCGGGGCGTACAACGATGCGGGCGAGGTCATCCTGTTGCGGCCGGACGTCGAGGTGTCGCCGGGGTCGCGGATCGGGTAG
- a CDS encoding metallopeptidase family protein, producing MTRREFEALVDTALRKLPRAFRDKLANVAVVVEDWADDQTLAEMGIEPPDTLYGLYRGVDITRRDSAYGNVLPDTIHIYQKPIEEDCADRAEMADLIRDVVAHEVGHYFGLDDETMDGIEHGD from the coding sequence ATGACACGCCGAGAGTTCGAGGCCCTCGTCGACACCGCGCTGCGCAAGCTGCCGCGCGCCTTCCGGGACAAGCTCGCCAACGTCGCGGTGGTGGTCGAGGACTGGGCCGACGATCAGACCCTCGCCGAGATGGGCATCGAGCCGCCCGATACGCTCTACGGGCTCTATCGAGGAGTCGACATCACCCGCCGCGATTCCGCCTATGGAAACGTGCTGCCCGACACCATCCACATCTACCAGAAGCCGATCGAAGAGGACTGCGCCGATCGCGCCGAGATGGCGGATCTCATCCGCGACGTCGTCGCCCACGAGGTCGGCCACTACTTCGGCCTGGACGACGAGACGATGGATGGGATCGAGCATGGCGACTGA
- a CDS encoding bifunctional (p)ppGpp synthetase/guanosine-3',5'-bis(diphosphate) 3'-pyrophosphohydrolase: MTQLQTLIEEIPKYQPAADLGLLERAYRFSERSHEGQQRASGEPYLSHPLEVAGLLVNFKMDVTTVTAGLLHDVLEDTKATKSDLQREFGSEIADLVDGVTKIGKLAFSSREERQAENFRKMLVAMARDLRVLMIKLADRLHNMRTLQYLPTDKARKIAQETLDIYAPLAHRLGMAKVKAELEDLALRVLHHEDYQELMRRVAKRRLEREAEINNLIALLHDKLGEVGIDSKIAGRPKHFYSIWKKMHEGGREFDEIYDLTAVRVLTNTVRDCYGALGVVHSLWKPVPGRFKDFIAMPKVNMYQSLHTTVIGPKGDPVEIQIRTYEMHRIAEEGIAAHWLYKEKRSDRDKFDDAFTWLRQLLDSQQETSDPKEFLDNVRLDLFPDEVYVFTPRGDVKALPEGATPVDFAYAVHTDVGHHCVGAKVNGKLVPLRYTLRQGDILEIVTSPTQHPSRDWLKIVKSNRARAKINQWLKIEERARSLTLGQELFEREARKYRLSPATLLASDEMKKVVGELGFPSADDLLASIGYGKTSLQQVLGKLAPAAVHDTEAVAEAKTAKTARRAGEGPAVRISGVDDLLVRFAKCCAPVPGDSIVGFITRGRGLTVHARDCLTVAKNVLDRERLVAVEWDGGETTKRPVRIAVYIGRDRPGLLAEITSAISSRQGNIIKAEITVTEDRKGLNYFVVEVADLRQLQDIMQGIREVKDIANVERVRGV; encoded by the coding sequence TTGACTCAACTGCAGACCCTGATCGAGGAGATCCCCAAGTATCAGCCCGCGGCTGACCTGGGTCTCCTGGAGCGGGCGTACCGGTTCTCCGAGCGCTCCCACGAAGGCCAGCAGCGCGCCTCCGGCGAGCCCTACCTGTCCCACCCCCTGGAGGTCGCCGGCCTGCTGGTCAACTTCAAGATGGACGTGACCACGGTCACCGCCGGCCTCCTGCACGACGTCCTGGAGGACACCAAGGCCACCAAGAGTGACCTGCAGCGCGAGTTCGGGAGCGAGATCGCCGACCTGGTGGACGGGGTGACCAAGATCGGCAAGCTCGCGTTCTCCTCCCGGGAAGAGCGTCAGGCCGAGAACTTCCGCAAGATGCTCGTGGCGATGGCGCGCGATCTTCGCGTGCTGATGATCAAGCTGGCCGACCGGCTGCACAACATGCGAACGCTGCAGTACCTGCCGACCGACAAGGCCCGGAAGATCGCCCAGGAGACGCTGGACATCTACGCGCCCCTGGCGCACCGGCTCGGCATGGCCAAGGTCAAGGCCGAGCTGGAGGACCTCGCCCTGCGGGTCCTGCACCACGAGGACTACCAGGAGCTGATGCGGCGCGTGGCCAAGCGGCGGCTGGAGCGCGAGGCCGAGATCAACAACCTGATCGCGCTCCTGCACGACAAGCTGGGCGAGGTGGGCATCGACTCCAAGATCGCGGGCCGCCCCAAGCACTTCTACTCCATCTGGAAGAAGATGCACGAAGGCGGGCGCGAGTTCGACGAGATCTACGATCTTACCGCGGTGCGCGTGCTCACCAACACGGTGCGCGACTGCTATGGAGCCCTCGGCGTCGTGCACTCGCTGTGGAAGCCGGTGCCCGGCCGCTTCAAGGACTTCATCGCCATGCCCAAGGTCAACATGTACCAGTCGCTGCACACGACGGTCATCGGCCCCAAGGGCGACCCGGTCGAGATCCAGATCCGCACCTACGAGATGCACCGCATCGCCGAGGAGGGCATCGCGGCCCACTGGCTCTACAAGGAGAAGCGCAGCGATCGGGACAAGTTCGACGACGCCTTCACGTGGCTGCGCCAGCTGCTCGACTCCCAGCAGGAGACGAGCGATCCGAAGGAATTCCTCGACAATGTCCGTCTCGACCTGTTCCCTGACGAGGTCTACGTCTTCACCCCCCGCGGAGACGTGAAGGCCCTGCCGGAGGGGGCGACCCCCGTTGACTTCGCCTACGCCGTCCACACCGACGTCGGCCACCACTGCGTGGGCGCCAAGGTCAACGGCAAGCTGGTGCCGCTGCGCTACACGCTGCGCCAGGGCGACATCCTCGAGATCGTCACGTCACCCACCCAGCATCCGTCCCGCGACTGGCTCAAGATCGTCAAGTCGAACCGCGCGCGCGCCAAGATCAACCAGTGGCTGAAGATCGAGGAGCGGGCGCGCTCGCTGACCTTGGGCCAGGAGCTGTTCGAGCGTGAGGCCAGGAAGTACCGCCTGTCGCCCGCGACGCTGCTCGCCTCCGACGAGATGAAGAAGGTGGTCGGCGAGCTGGGATTCCCCTCGGCGGACGATCTGCTCGCCTCCATCGGGTACGGCAAGACGTCGCTCCAGCAGGTGCTGGGCAAGCTGGCGCCGGCGGCGGTGCACGACACCGAGGCGGTCGCCGAGGCCAAGACCGCCAAGACCGCGCGCCGGGCGGGGGAGGGGCCGGCGGTCCGGATCAGCGGGGTCGACGATCTGCTGGTGCGGTTCGCCAAGTGCTGCGCGCCGGTGCCCGGCGATTCCATCGTGGGCTTCATCACCCGGGGCCGGGGCCTGACGGTCCACGCGCGGGATTGCCTGACCGTGGCCAAGAACGTGCTGGACCGGGAGCGGCTGGTGGCGGTGGAGTGGGACGGGGGGGAGACCACCAAGCGGCCGGTGCGCATCGCGGTCTACATCGGCCGCGATCGGCCCGGCCTGCTCGCCGAGATCACGAGCGCGATCTCCTCCCGGCAGGGCAACATCATCAAGGCCGAGATCACGGTGACCGAGGACCGCAAGGGACTGAACTACTTCGTGGTCGAGGTCGCCGACCTCCGTCAGCTCCAGGACATCATGCAGGGCATCCGCGAAGTCAAGGACATCGCCAACGTCGAGCGGGTCCGCGGCGTCTAG
- the secF gene encoding protein translocase subunit SecF has protein sequence MAMFELFHNPNYDFIGRRKWAYIISILFILTGFGSMVAKGGLRYGIDFSGGTLLQVRFDKPVPVDRIRHALETVKMGESVIQEFGDTREYLLRLPLGGEATPEEVNKQALAALAREPELGAPEVRRVEFVGPQVGRDLQIQAIYAVLWSMVGILAYIAIRFDMLGGLASVAAIVHDVLICLSAMSLTNREMSLPILAALLTIIGYSVNDTIVAYDRVRENRAKGSRRKGESFATQINNAINQTLSRTVLTALTVFFTTAVLYLFGGKVLEDMAFVLTVGVVTGTFSTIYIAGSLIVDWQSWRERWLAKKKKAVAKA, from the coding sequence ATGGCGATGTTCGAGCTCTTCCACAACCCGAACTACGACTTCATCGGCCGTCGGAAGTGGGCCTACATCATCTCGATCCTGTTCATCCTGACCGGGTTCGGCTCGATGGTGGCCAAGGGCGGACTGCGCTACGGGATCGACTTCTCCGGGGGCACGCTGCTGCAGGTGCGGTTCGACAAGCCGGTGCCGGTGGACCGCATCCGGCACGCGCTCGAGACCGTGAAGATGGGCGAGAGCGTGATCCAGGAGTTCGGTGACACGCGGGAGTACTTGCTGCGCCTGCCCCTGGGCGGCGAGGCGACGCCCGAGGAGGTCAACAAGCAGGCGCTGGCTGCCCTCGCCCGGGAGCCCGAGCTGGGCGCTCCCGAGGTGCGCCGGGTGGAGTTCGTGGGCCCGCAGGTGGGGCGGGATCTGCAGATCCAGGCGATCTACGCGGTGCTCTGGAGCATGGTGGGCATCCTGGCCTACATCGCGATCCGCTTCGACATGCTGGGCGGGCTGGCCTCGGTGGCCGCCATCGTGCACGACGTGCTGATCTGCCTGTCTGCCATGTCGCTCACCAACCGGGAGATGTCGCTGCCGATCCTCGCCGCGCTCCTCACGATCATCGGCTACTCGGTCAACGACACCATCGTGGCCTACGATCGGGTGCGGGAGAACCGCGCGAAGGGATCGCGACGCAAGGGCGAATCGTTCGCGACCCAGATCAACAACGCCATCAACCAGACCCTGTCGCGCACCGTGCTCACCGCGCTCACCGTGTTCTTCACCACCGCCGTTCTCTACCTGTTCGGCGGCAAGGTCCTCGAGGACATGGCCTTCGTCCTCACCGTGGGCGTCGTCACCGGCACCTTCTCGACGATCTACATCGCGGGGTCGCTGATCGTCGACTGGCAGAGCTGGCGCGAGCGCTGGCTGGCCAAGAAGAAGAAGGCGGTCGCCAAGGCCTGA
- a CDS encoding type IV toxin-antitoxin system AbiEi family antitoxin — translation MKFKMGDKTHALAISVSSLGQPRQIREAVTRLSEIRRELPEAYPVVVSPYISPQSAALLKRSGLGYLDLSGNCYLGFEQVLIEKEGKPNLRPSTRPLKSLFAPRATRVVRVILVDPQHAWRLEELAKAAEVSLGHAHNVVKRLEELSWVERNGQQRIQLARPGELLDAWMDAYSYRLNYVQAYFSPERITRGLVGELARAAHEARRRYAFTLHSGAALVAPNVRFPAIHCYLEGDPEPVARALGLRPGEGEGNVYLLAPYDQGVFYSPMAKGGLPVVCLPQLYADLYHYERRGRDQAAHLRREAMGY, via the coding sequence ATGAAATTCAAGATGGGCGACAAGACGCACGCCCTGGCAATTAGTGTCAGTTCGCTCGGTCAACCCCGTCAGATTCGGGAGGCCGTGACCCGCCTCTCGGAGATCAGACGGGAGCTGCCCGAGGCGTATCCGGTCGTGGTGTCGCCCTACATCAGCCCGCAGAGCGCGGCCCTGCTCAAGCGCAGCGGCCTGGGTTATCTCGACCTGTCGGGGAACTGCTACCTGGGTTTCGAGCAGGTCCTGATCGAGAAGGAAGGCAAGCCCAACCTCCGTCCCTCCACGCGCCCCTTGAAGTCGCTGTTCGCGCCGCGGGCGACGCGGGTGGTACGGGTCATCCTGGTGGACCCGCAGCACGCCTGGCGCCTCGAGGAGCTGGCCAAGGCGGCCGAGGTGAGCCTGGGACACGCCCACAACGTGGTGAAGCGGCTCGAGGAGCTGTCGTGGGTGGAGCGCAACGGCCAGCAGCGGATCCAGCTCGCCCGTCCCGGCGAGCTGCTCGACGCCTGGATGGACGCCTACTCGTATCGCTTGAACTACGTGCAGGCGTACTTCTCGCCGGAGCGCATCACGCGGGGCCTGGTCGGCGAGCTGGCGCGGGCCGCCCACGAAGCCCGGCGCCGCTATGCCTTCACCCTGCATTCGGGTGCCGCGCTGGTCGCGCCGAACGTGCGGTTTCCGGCGATCCACTGCTACCTGGAGGGCGATCCGGAGCCGGTGGCCCGCGCGCTCGGCCTGCGGCCCGGAGAGGGCGAGGGCAACGTGTACCTGCTCGCGCCCTACGATCAGGGCGTGTTCTATTCGCCGATGGCGAAGGGCGGGCTGCCCGTCGTCTGTCTGCCGCAGCTCTACGCCGATCTCTACCACTACGAGCGCCGGGGCCGGGACCAGGCCGCGCATCTGCGGCGCGAAGCGATGGGTTACTGA